A window from Peromyscus leucopus breed LL Stock chromosome 8a, UCI_PerLeu_2.1, whole genome shotgun sequence encodes these proteins:
- the LOC114686956 gene encoding interleukin-22 receptor subunit alpha-2-like, translating to MNGWKLKHLPLVEPTEVRSMCEFLQFPLLSGLLTDRNIGRQTGTLVTMMPKHYFLGFLIRSLLASGTETQAVHGSLKPQKVQFQSRNFHNVLCWQPGSSLTGNGSVYFVQYKMYGERQWKNKTDCWGTTALSCDLTNETLDLYEPYYGRVKTAWAGRYSAWSRTPRFTPWWETKLDPPVVTAIQGNASLLVLLRTPELPYRNQHGKNTSMESYYDLAYRVFITNNSLVKEQKAYEGTQRTVRIEGLIPHSSYCIAAEIYQPMLDRKSPRSERRCVKIP from the exons ATGAATGGCTGGAAACT gaaacatTTACCATTGGTTGAGCCCACGGAAGTGAGGTCCATGTGTGAATTTTTAcagtttcctcttctcagtgGTCTCCTTACTGACAGGAACATTGGTCGCCAGACAGGCACACTTGTAACCATGATGCCGAAGCATTACTTTCTAGGCTTCCTCATCAGGTCCCTCCTGGCCAGTGGAACAG AAACTCAGGCAGTCCATGGGTCTCTGAAGCCTCAGAAGGTCCAATTTCAGTCCAGAAATTTCCACAACGTTTTGTGCTGGCAGCCAGGGAGCTCCCTCACCGGCAATGGCAGTGTCTACTTTGTGCAGTACAAAAT GTATGGAGAGagacaatggaaaaataaaacgGACTGCTGGGGAACCACAGCACTCTCCTGTGACCTGACCAATGAAACCTTAGACCTGTATGAGCCATACTACGGGAGggtgaagacagcctgggctgggAGGTACTCTGCCTGGAGCAGGACACCCCGCTTCACCCCGTGGTGGGAAA CAAAGCTAGACCCTCCAGTCGTGACTGCAATCCAAGGGAATGCATCTTTGCTGGTCCTTCTCCGTACCCCAGAGCTGCCATACAGAAACCAACATGGAAAAAATACATCTATGGAAAGTTACTATGACTTAGCATACCGAGTTTTCATAACTAACAATTCACTGGTAAAG GAGCAAAAGGCCTATGAAGGAACTCAGAGAACGGTTCGAATTGAAGGTCTGATACCCCATTCCAGTTACTGCATAGCAGCTGAAATATATCAGCCCATGTTAGACAGAAAAAGCCCAAGAAGTGAGCGGAGATGTGTGAAGATTCCATGA